In the genome of Neisseria lactamica, the window TATTTAAATATTCTTCTGCGTCGTCCCGGTTTAAATGTCCTGCTTGAATAATCACATCCAATAAGGCGGCTTCGACATCTTTTGCCATTTTTGCCGCATCGCCGCACACATAAACATATGCGCCCTCCTGCAACCATTGCCAAAGCTCTGCCGCCTGTTCGCGGATTTTGTGCTGCACATAGATTTTTTCTTCCTGATCGCGGGACCAGGCGAAATCGTATTTATGCAGGAAACCCTCTTTGGCAAACTGCTGCCATTCGGTTTGATAGAGAAAATCACGGGCAAAATGCGGATTGCCGAAAAACAGCCAGTTTTTGCCTGTTGCATTTTCTGTGGCGCGTTGTTGCAAAAAAGCGCGAAACGGTGCAATGCCCGTACCGGAGCCTATCATTACAATGGGTTTGCTTTTGTCTTCGGGCAGTCTGAAGCCGTCGTTGCGCTCCACAAATACACGCACCGTGCCGTCTTCTTCGACGCAATCGGCAAGAAAACCGGATGCGCCGCCCGTTCTGGCGCGGCCTTCGTGTTCAAAACGAACCACGCCGACAGTTAAATGCACTTCATCGCCCACTTCCGCCTGTGCTGAAGAAATCGAATACAAACGGGGCGCAAGCGGACGCAGTAAACGGATGAATTGTTCTGCCGTCAGGCTTGCCGGGAAGCGGTGCAGCACATCGGCAATCGGCGTGCTTTGCACAAAGCCTTGCAAAACGGCGTTGTCGGCAGCAATACGGTCGAGTTCGTCATCATCGGCGAACGCGGCATAGCCTTTGACGAAAGCCGGGGTGTTTTGCGTGAGTTCGAAATGAGATGAAAGTGCGCGCGCAACCGGCATCATCTTTCCGCCTGCCTGTATTTCCGTTGCCGGATCGATGCCGAGCAGGTCTAAGATTTCCCCGACCAGTGCCGGATCGTTGTCAAACCAAACGCCGAGCGCGTCGCCTGCCTGATAGCTTAAATCCGAACCGCTCAAATCAAGTTCGATGTGGCGCACGTCTTTATCGGATTGGCGGGCGGTGATTTTCTGATTGACCAGCAGGGCGGCGGGAAAGGGGGCTGCCTTGCAGTACCTGCCCTCCGATGCCGTCTGAAGGCCGGCGGGGGGCGTTGCCTGCGGCGCGGGCGTTGCCCGGTTTTTTGCGGCTTCTTCTTTTAAGAGTGCGGCGATATTATCTGTCCAGGCGTTTGCGGAGGCGGTAAAGTCCAAATCCGCATCAACGCGTTCGAGCAGCCGTTTTGCGCCCAATTCTTCAAAACGCCGGTCGAAATCTTTACCTGCCTGACAGAAATTCGGATAGGAGCTGTCGCCCAAGCCCAGTACGGCAAATTGGAGTTTGTCCAATTTCGGGGCTTTTTTGCCGTTCAGCAGTTTGTGCAGCACGACGGCTTCTTCCGGCGGTTCGCCTTCGCCCTGGGTGGACGTAACCAGCAGCAGGCGGCGTTCGTCTGCGATGTTTTTCGCCTTGTAGTCTTTCAGTTCGGCGCGCCTGACTTGTATGCCGGCGGCTTTCAGGCTGTCCGCCGCTTTGTCGGCAACGGATTTCGCATTGCCGGTTTGCGAGGCGGAAAGGACGGTAACGGAAAAGGGTTCTGCCGCCGGCAATGCCGTCTGAAGCGCGGGCAGCCCTGCGGATGCCCCGTTTCCTGCTTTTGCCCAAGCGTAGCCGGACAGCCACGCCCATTGTGCCGCGTCCAGCCCCGACAGGAGCTGCGTGATTTCGGGCGGCAGAGGCGGTAATGGCGGATTTGTGTTCTGCATATCGTGTTCACTCATAAAATCATACCTGCCGCAACAGTGCCGTATGTCGCTTCGTCTATCAGGATAAACGAACCGGCGGCGGTGTTTTCCGCATAAGGCGTTGCCGTAACGGGTTTTTGAAGGTTGATGCGGACTTTGGC includes:
- a CDS encoding assimilatory sulfite reductase (NADPH) flavoprotein subunit, yielding MSEHDMQNTNPPLPPLPPEITQLLSGLDAAQWAWLSGYAWAKAGNGASAGLPALQTALPAAEPFSVTVLSASQTGNAKSVADKAADSLKAAGIQVRRAELKDYKAKNIADERRLLLVTSTQGEGEPPEEAVVLHKLLNGKKAPKLDKLQFAVLGLGDSSYPNFCQAGKDFDRRFEELGAKRLLERVDADLDFTASANAWTDNIAALLKEEAAKNRATPAPQATPPAGLQTASEGRYCKAAPFPAALLVNQKITARQSDKDVRHIELDLSGSDLSYQAGDALGVWFDNDPALVGEILDLLGIDPATEIQAGGKMMPVARALSSHFELTQNTPAFVKGYAAFADDDELDRIAADNAVLQGFVQSTPIADVLHRFPASLTAEQFIRLLRPLAPRLYSISSAQAEVGDEVHLTVGVVRFEHEGRARTGGASGFLADCVEEDGTVRVFVERNDGFRLPEDKSKPIVMIGSGTGIAPFRAFLQQRATENATGKNWLFFGNPHFARDFLYQTEWQQFAKEGFLHKYDFAWSRDQEEKIYVQHKIREQAAELWQWLQEGAYVYVCGDAAKMAKDVEAALLDVIIQAGHLNRDDAEEYLNTLREEKRYQRDVY